DNA from Candidatus Caccoplasma merdavium:
GGGCGTACGTCAGGGAGGCGGCTGCCGCCAGCATGACGGCCAGTGTGCGTGCGTGTTTCATGTCATGAAAAGTTTTTTTGTTTTTTACAAAGATAGCATATCCTCGGGGGTTGACCAAATTTTGACCGCTTTTCCCCTTCTGCTTTTGGGGGAAGCTCCGGCCGTGTCGTCGCGGATTGCTGCCCGGGCGGGTGCCTGGTCTCGATAAGTGATGGGGCGAATGTGGATTTTTGTTTTTCTCCCTTTGTCGGACGAGGAGAAGCCTTCTTTTTTTTCCTCTCTTTTCAGAAAAGAGGCGGCGGTTCGGCAGCGTCAAAAGCAGAAAACTTCGTTTTCCTTTTGTCTCTGCGCTCACCTTTCGCTATCTTTGAGGGAATTATTTGAGTACTTGACAGGTTGGTTCCTTATCCCATTTATCATGTGGCATGTTGATTTACGGAAATGCGCACTCTCGTGCATGAATTGGCTGCTGGCACAGTGGCGTATTGTCTTGGGCGTGGGCGTCCTCTTTTTCCTGGGCGTTGTCGTCTGTGTGGCGATAGGCCGTTCAGAGCCGGCCGACCTCGGTGATAGGGCCGAGGAGGCGCTGGCCTATTGCAAGAAATACGGTTACAGTCGCGATTATTGCGTGCTGGTCGATTATGGCCGCCATTCGGGAAAGCCCCGTTTCTTCCTTTGGGATTTCAAGCGGGGAGAGGTGGTCGCCAAGAGCCTTTGTGCGCACGGGTACGGGAAAGGAAGTACGGCCGGCAATCCGGTGTTCAGCAACGAGTACGGCAGTTTCTGCTCCTCTTTGGGCCATTACAGGATTGGCGGGGAGAAGACCATGTCGAAGCCTCGGGGGCGAAAGGCTCTTGTCCTCTACGGGAAAGACAAGAGCAACAGCAACGCCCTGCGCCGCGGCATATTGATACACCCGGTGTATCTGCCCACCTTCTCGATTTATCCCTTCATGATACCGGTCAAGGTGCATGACTTGGGACTGTATAAGATTCGCCCGTACAGCGAAGGTTGCGTGACGATACCTTTCGAGACCTATAAAACGGTGGCGAAGGTGATAAAGGCCCAAAGCAAACCGGTGATGATGTGGGTCTACGAGTGAGGCCTCCGGGCAACCGTCCGATGGAGAGACACCGCGCGATTGCCGCCCGGTACTGGGTTGCCGGGGAAATTCCTTTGCGCGAGACCTTCCGACTGTCTCGCCCTACCGTCAAAAGGGTTGATTTCCTTTACCTTCTTTGCCTTTATAAGGATAATTTGCCATTTATTTCATATCTTTGCAGGAAATATAAAAGACTCCCCTATGATTGACGAGAATTTCATTAAAATCTACGAGAAGAGTTTCAAAGAGAATTGGTCGTTGCCGGCATTGACCGACTATAACAGCCGAGAGACATTTACCTATGGCGACATGGCCCGCCAGATTGCGCGCATTCATTTGTTGCTGCGTCATTGCCAGATACGCCGTGGAGACAAGATTGCTCTTATCGGCCGCAATACCCCACGGTGGGTGATGGCCTTCTTTGCCTCGGTGACCTATGGAGCCATTATCGTTCCCATCTTGCAGGATTTCAATCCCAACGATGTGCATCACATCATCAATCACTCCGATGCCGTGCTCCTCTTTTCGGGAAGTCTCGCCTGGGAACACATCGAGATGGAAAAGCTCAGCCAGGTAAGGGGCGTTATTTCGCTCGATGATTACAGTTGCCTCGACCAGCGCGACGGTGAGGACATCATGCAATATCTTGCCGACATCGACCAACATTTCGAGGAGACTTATCCCAATGGATTTACAGCGAATGATATTAAATATGCCGAGCTCGATAACGACAAGGTGTGCCTCATCAATTATACCTCGGGCACGACGGGATTCAGCAAGGGCGTGATGCTCACGGGTAACAATCTGGCCGGGAACACCTGCTTCGGAATGCAGTCGAAGCTGCATTACAAAGGAAGCAAATGCTTGTCGTTCCTGCCGTTGGCTCATGCCTATGGCTGTGCTTTCGACTTGCTCACCCCGCTGGCCGTAGGTACGCATGTCACTCTGTTGGGAAAGATACCTTCCCCCAAAATCCTGCTCAAAGCTCTCGAAGAGGTGAAGCCCAACCTGATTATCTGCGTGCCACTGATTCTCGAAAAAATCTACCGCAAACAGATATTGCCGCTGCTCAACAAGCGTACGATGCGCTGGGCGCTTTCGCTCCCGGTCATCGACAGCCGCATCTACGGGCAGGTGTGCAAGAAACTGGTCGATGCCTTCGGCGGCCGTTTCGAACAGGTCATCGTGGGAGGCGCCCCGCTCAATGCCGAGGTCGAGGCTTTCCTGCATAAAATCAATTTCCCCTTCACCGTGGGGTATGGCATGACCGAGTGTGCCCCGCTTATCAGTTACACGCATTGGAAGGAGTTCGTGCCCCGTTCGTCGGGGAGAATCTTGCCGGGCATCATGGAGGTGAAAATCGATTCGTCCGACCCGCAACTCATTCCCGGAGAAATCTGTGTGCGGGGCGAGAACGTGATGAAAGGTTATTACAAAAACGAAGAGGCCACCGAAAAAGTTCTTGTCGACGGTTGGCTCCACACCGGCGACATGGGTACCGTGGGAGAAGACGGAACCATTTTCATCAAAGGACGTTATAAAACCATGATACTCGGTGCCAACGGACAGAATATCTATCCCGAGGAAATCGAGTCGAAACTCAATAACATGCCGTTTGTCATGGAGAGCCTCGTCATCGAGAAGGAGGGCAAGCTCGTGGCGCTTGTATATCCCGATTTCGAAGCCATCGATACCTACGGGCTCACCAACGACGACCTCCCCGTAGCTATGGAAGAGGTGCGGCGCAATCTCAACAAGGAGGTGGCTCCGTATGAAAACATCGCCCATATCTACATCTACCAGTCGGAGTTTGAAAAAACCCCCAAGCGCAGCATCAAACGCTACCTTTACACCAATTTCACTCCGCTGCCCAACCAACAATAGAAACAACGACACAAATACCTGGTAAAAAAGATACATAAAAAGATTACTGCAATGAACAAAAAAGCATTCCTCTTGATTCTCGACGGCTGGGGCATAGGCGACCGGGCCAAAGACGATGTGATTTATAACACGCCCACTCCCCATTGGGACAAGTTGCTGGCAACCTATCCCCATTCGCAACTGCAAGCCTCGGGCGAAAACGTCGGTCTGCCCGACGGCCAGATGGGCAATTCCGAGGTGGGACACCTCAACATCGGTGCCGGTCGCATCGTGTATCAAGACTTGGTGAAGATAAACCGTGCTTGCGCCGACAAGTCGATATTCTCCAATCCCGAAATCGTAAAAGCCTTCACTTATGCCCGTGACAACGGCAAACAGGTGCATTTGATGGGGCTCGTTTCCGACGGTGGCGTGCACAGCTCGCTCGACCATCTTTTTGTCCTGTGCGACATTGCCGCCGAATATGGCATCGACAAGACCTTCGTGCACTGCTTCATGGACGGCCGTGATACCGACCCCCACAGCGGAAAGGGCTTTATTCAGGCTCTCGAAGGGCGCCTCGCCTCGTTGGGCAGAGGGGCCATCGCCTCGATTGTGGGTCGATACTATGCCATGGACCGCGACAAACGTTGGGAGCGTGTGAAAGAGGCTTATGACCTGCTCGTGTCGGGCAAAGGCACTCCCGCCACCGACATGGTGGCTGCCATGCAGGCTTCCTATGACGAAGGGGTGACCGATGAGTTTGTAAAACCCATCGTCCACGTCGATGCGGCCGGCAAGCCGCTCTCGGTCATCGAAGCCGGCGATGTGGTCATCTTCTTCAACTACCGCAACGACCGCGCCAAGGAACTCACCATCGTGCTCACCCAGCAGGATATGCCCGAGGCCGGCATGCACACCTTGCCGCTTTACTATTGCTGCATGACCCCCTACGATGCCAAGTTCACCGGATTGCATATCCTCTTCGACAAGGAAAATGTAGAAAACACACTGGGAGAGATTGTCTCCAAGGCCGGCCGGAAACAGCTGCGCATTGCCGAGACCGAGAAATACGCACATGTTACCTTCTTCTTTTCGGGCGGCCGTGAAAAAGAGTTCGACGGAGAAGAGCGCATACTCATTCCCTCGCCCAAAGTGGCCACCTATGACCTGAAACCCGAGATGAGTGTCTATGAGGTAAAAGATGCCCTCAATACGGCTTTGGCATCGGGCAAGTACGACTTGGTTGTATGCAACTTCGCCAATGGCGACATGGTGGGCCACACCGGGGTGTACGCTGCTATCGAGAAAGCCGTGAAGGCGGTCGACGAGTGTGTGGGTTCGGTTATCGATACCGCCGTTGCCAACGGTTATGAAGCCATCATCATTGCCGACCACGGAAATGCCGACCATGCCCTCAATGCCGACGGGACGCCCAATACGGCGCACTCGCTCAATCCCGTGCCTTTCGTATATGTGACGGCCAACAAGCAGGCTCGCGTCGAGAATGGAATCCTGGCCGATGTAGCTCCCTCGATATGCCACATCATGGGTATCGACCTGCCGGCCCAAATGACGGGAAAATGCCTGATAAACGATTAGAGACCCGCGAAGAGTATATGTTGCAGATAGGCGATGTGCTTGTCAGTCTCGATGTCATCGAGCGGGAATTTATATGTAACCTCGCGGCGTGTCGCGGCGCCTGCTGCATCGAAGGCGATGCCGGCGCCCCGATTACCGAGGAGGAACATGCCCGTCTCAAAGAGCTGCTCCCGCAGGTGTGGAACGACCTGACTCCCGCTGCCCGGGAGGTGATACGCGCCCAAGGGGTGGCCTATATCGACGAAGAGGGCGACTTGGTCACTTCGATTGTCGGTGGCAAGGACTGTGTCTTTACCTGCTATGGCGACGATGGCATGTGCATGTGCGCCATCGAGAAGGCTTGTCGCGAGGGGCGCATCTCGTTCTACAAGCCGCTCTCGTGCCACCTCTATCCGGTGCGCGTCACCCGCTATCCGTCGTTTACGGCGGTGAACTATCACCGTTGGAAAATATGCAAGGCGGCCGAGGTGCTGGGACGCAAGGAAGGCGTGAAGGTATATCGTTTCTTGCGTGAGCCGTTGATTCGCTGTTTCGGCCAAGAGTGGTATGACGAACTCGACGGAGCGGCCCGGGCTTATTTGCAACAGAAGGAACAGGACGGGGTGTAGACATACCCTCCCCAGAAAACAGAAGCGGGGCGACTTCCAGAAGTCGCCCCGCTTTTTATTCAGGAGAAGGGGAGAATCAATATTGTTCCGATTCGTTGGGGAAATCTTTCGATTTGACGTCGGAGATGTATTGCGACACGGCATCGGTGATGACGCCATGCAAGTTGGCATAACGGCGCAGGAAGCGGGGCGAGAAATCTTTGTTGATGCCCAGCATGTCGTGCATGACCAGTACCTGTCCGTCGACACCGCCGCCGGCTCCGATGCCGATGATGGGCACGTTCACTTCCTGGGCGACGCGGGCGGCCAGTTGGGCAGGTATCTTTTCGAGTACGATGGAGAAGCAGCCCAGCTCTTCGAGCAGGTGGGCATCTTTGATGAGTTGTTGGGCCTCGGCCTCTTCTTTGGCGCGTACGGCGTAGGTGCCGAATTTGTTGATTGATTGCGGGGTGAGCCCGAGGTGTCCCATGATGGGAATGCCGGCACTGAGAATGCGGACGATTGATTCTTTGATTTCTTCTCCGCCTTCGAGTTTCACGGCGTCGGCGCCGGTCTCTTTCATGATGCGTATGGCCGATGCCAAAGCCTCCTTGGAGTTTCCTTGATAGGAGCCGAAGGGCATGTCGACAACAACCAGCGCGCGTTTTACGGCACGCACGACCGACTGTCCGTGATATATCATCTGGTCGAGGGTCATGGGCAGTGTGGTCACATTGCCGGCCATGACGTTCGAGGCGGAGTCGCCTACGAGAATGACGTCCATGCCGGCGCGGTCGATGAGGGTGGCCATGGAGTAGTCATAGGCGGTGAGCATGGCTATCTTTTCGCCGCGTTCTTTCATCTCGGAGAGGCGGCGTGTGGTTACTTTGCGGGTATCTTCGGTATAAGTTGACATGATAGATGATTGTGTATTTGAATTTTGCCGCAAAGGTATGATTTTTTGGAATACAAATCTTTTTTGCCTCTGTTTTATTTCAGGCATCAGCGGTCATAGTTGTAATACTCGATGGTGCGTCGGGTCGTCGACAGGTCGTCGCCGGTGCGCTGGGTGCGGGAGGTCCAGTTGCCTTGCTCGTCGTAGACGTATTCAAATGTGGTGTCTTCTTTTTTCGAGTCGTTGACCGAAGTGATTTTGGAGACGTCGTTGCGCTCGTTGTAGAAATAGATTTTCTCGCTGCGCGAGCGACCGTTGATGGTGATTTCGAGTTTCTTGTTGCCGTCGGGGGTATAGTAGGTCGTCGTGGTGTTTTGCGGGGTGGTGGCGTTGTAGCTCTTTGATGAAATGAGGTTGCCGCTCTCGTTGTAGGTGTATTCTGTTTTCCGTCCGCCCTTTACGCCCTCTACCTGGTCGGTGCGCGTAGCCAGCCGGCCGTTGTCGTCGTATTCAAGTGAACTGATTTCCTGCTCTTTTCCGCCCGGTCTGCTCTCGACGATGCGGGTTATTTCATGTTGCGGATTGTGGTAAAAAGTCTTTTTCCATTGCGGGGTGGCGATGGAATTGAGCGTGAAGTCGGGGTGGTAGAGATAGCTTTTTTCTTCGCTTTTCCCGTTTTTGCGGGTTTCTGCCAGCAGCAGTTGTCCCAGTTGGTCATAGAGGTATGAGACGGTGCTGTGGGTCTCTTTCCCGCCGACGGTGGTGTCGGTGCTCTCTTGCACGCTTTTGACATATCCTCTCAGGTTGTTGTATGACCAGTGCCAGGGCGTTTTTTGCAGATGGCCCAGCCAGTCGTTGAGCGGGACGATGTAGGTGGAGTTGGGGTAGTCGCGCAAAAATTTGTCATAGCCATATTGCGTCGGTTGCTGGGTGAGGCTCAGGTAGTCGAACGATTCGATGGCCGACTGGGCCTCCTCTTTCATCGGGTGGTCGGGGTAGTCGGCCAGCAGTTGCACATAGGCTTCGCGGGTGTGGGCCTTGCGCGCTTCGGCATAGGCGAG
Protein-coding regions in this window:
- a CDS encoding murein L,D-transpeptidase catalytic domain family protein — encoded protein: MNWLLAQWRIVLGVGVLFFLGVVVCVAIGRSEPADLGDRAEEALAYCKKYGYSRDYCVLVDYGRHSGKPRFFLWDFKRGEVVAKSLCAHGYGKGSTAGNPVFSNEYGSFCSSLGHYRIGGEKTMSKPRGRKALVLYGKDKSNSNALRRGILIHPVYLPTFSIYPFMIPVKVHDLGLYKIRPYSEGCVTIPFETYKTVAKVIKAQSKPVMMWVYE
- a CDS encoding AMP-binding protein; its protein translation is MIDENFIKIYEKSFKENWSLPALTDYNSRETFTYGDMARQIARIHLLLRHCQIRRGDKIALIGRNTPRWVMAFFASVTYGAIIVPILQDFNPNDVHHIINHSDAVLLFSGSLAWEHIEMEKLSQVRGVISLDDYSCLDQRDGEDIMQYLADIDQHFEETYPNGFTANDIKYAELDNDKVCLINYTSGTTGFSKGVMLTGNNLAGNTCFGMQSKLHYKGSKCLSFLPLAHAYGCAFDLLTPLAVGTHVTLLGKIPSPKILLKALEEVKPNLIICVPLILEKIYRKQILPLLNKRTMRWALSLPVIDSRIYGQVCKKLVDAFGGRFEQVIVGGAPLNAEVEAFLHKINFPFTVGYGMTECAPLISYTHWKEFVPRSSGRILPGIMEVKIDSSDPQLIPGEICVRGENVMKGYYKNEEATEKVLVDGWLHTGDMGTVGEDGTIFIKGRYKTMILGANGQNIYPEEIESKLNNMPFVMESLVIEKEGKLVALVYPDFEAIDTYGLTNDDLPVAMEEVRRNLNKEVAPYENIAHIYIYQSEFEKTPKRSIKRYLYTNFTPLPNQQ
- a CDS encoding 2,3-bisphosphoglycerate-independent phosphoglycerate mutase, which translates into the protein MNKKAFLLILDGWGIGDRAKDDVIYNTPTPHWDKLLATYPHSQLQASGENVGLPDGQMGNSEVGHLNIGAGRIVYQDLVKINRACADKSIFSNPEIVKAFTYARDNGKQVHLMGLVSDGGVHSSLDHLFVLCDIAAEYGIDKTFVHCFMDGRDTDPHSGKGFIQALEGRLASLGRGAIASIVGRYYAMDRDKRWERVKEAYDLLVSGKGTPATDMVAAMQASYDEGVTDEFVKPIVHVDAAGKPLSVIEAGDVVIFFNYRNDRAKELTIVLTQQDMPEAGMHTLPLYYCCMTPYDAKFTGLHILFDKENVENTLGEIVSKAGRKQLRIAETEKYAHVTFFFSGGREKEFDGEERILIPSPKVATYDLKPEMSVYEVKDALNTALASGKYDLVVCNFANGDMVGHTGVYAAIEKAVKAVDECVGSVIDTAVANGYEAIIIADHGNADHALNADGTPNTAHSLNPVPFVYVTANKQARVENGILADVAPSICHIMGIDLPAQMTGKCLIND
- a CDS encoding DUF3109 family protein, which gives rise to MLQIGDVLVSLDVIEREFICNLAACRGACCIEGDAGAPITEEEHARLKELLPQVWNDLTPAAREVIRAQGVAYIDEEGDLVTSIVGGKDCVFTCYGDDGMCMCAIEKACREGRISFYKPLSCHLYPVRVTRYPSFTAVNYHRWKICKAAEVLGRKEGVKVYRFLREPLIRCFGQEWYDELDGAARAYLQQKEQDGV
- the panB gene encoding 3-methyl-2-oxobutanoate hydroxymethyltransferase, which gives rise to MSTYTEDTRKVTTRRLSEMKERGEKIAMLTAYDYSMATLIDRAGMDVILVGDSASNVMAGNVTTLPMTLDQMIYHGQSVVRAVKRALVVVDMPFGSYQGNSKEALASAIRIMKETGADAVKLEGGEEIKESIVRILSAGIPIMGHLGLTPQSINKFGTYAVRAKEEAEAQQLIKDAHLLEELGCFSIVLEKIPAQLAARVAQEVNVPIIGIGAGGGVDGQVLVMHDMLGINKDFSPRFLRRYANLHGVITDAVSQYISDVKSKDFPNESEQY